One Sulfolobus sp. S-194 DNA segment encodes these proteins:
- a CDS encoding XdhC family protein, with the protein MASICEIFPLISKLTSEGKRVVLVNEEGKRSVFVEDKLIIGYREHEKIAKEALEKGRVETTVNGKKIIAEVVEPRPSLIIVGSGLIAKAIARLATSMGYLVAVIGNNDINEEDFAGVNFISNTLNVLDQMVTEDSFVIIANEGGKPYDVDAAFIAINKARYVGFLASQKRAAYTIAQLIKRGIEIETLKQKFYSPLGLDLNAKTAEEIALSALSEVVKILRGGSGRHMREVKDPYVYLKDALEGKIEEKCSFKPQTLSA; encoded by the coding sequence ATGGCATCTATTTGTGAGATCTTTCCATTAATTTCAAAACTAACTTCTGAAGGAAAAAGAGTTGTGTTAGTAAATGAGGAAGGAAAAAGAAGTGTGTTCGTTGAAGATAAGCTAATAATTGGATATAGGGAACATGAGAAAATTGCCAAAGAAGCGTTAGAAAAAGGGAGAGTAGAAACTACTGTTAACGGTAAGAAAATTATTGCAGAAGTAGTAGAACCAAGACCTTCACTAATAATAGTTGGTTCCGGCTTAATAGCAAAGGCAATTGCTAGACTTGCTACATCAATGGGCTACCTAGTAGCTGTAATTGGTAATAATGATATTAATGAAGAAGACTTTGCTGGAGTAAATTTCATTTCTAATACTTTAAACGTTTTAGATCAAATGGTAACAGAAGATTCATTTGTGATTATAGCTAATGAAGGAGGAAAACCATATGATGTTGACGCTGCATTTATTGCTATTAATAAAGCAAGATATGTTGGTTTCTTAGCAAGCCAAAAGAGAGCGGCATATACAATTGCTCAACTTATAAAGAGAGGAATAGAGATAGAAACTCTAAAACAAAAATTTTACTCACCTCTTGGTTTAGATCTTAATGCTAAGACTGCTGAAGAAATAGCTTTAAGTGCACTAAGTGAAGTTGTTAAAATCTTAAGAGGAGGTAGTGGAAGGCATATGAGAGAAGTTAAAGATCCTTATGTTTATCTAAAAGATGCGTTAGAGGGAAAAATCGAAGAAAAATGTAGTTTTAAACCTCAGACTTTATCCGCCTAA